AACTTGGAGCCGATACTGACACCCTATTGATCATGAGCATACTGATAAAGAACGGAACCGTTGTAACCGCCGCTGATTTCCACCGCGCCGATGTCCTCATTGAAGGCGAACACGTAAAGGCCATTGGCCATGGTCTTGCTGCTGAAGGAGCTGAGGTGATTGATGCGAAAGGTATGTTCGTATTGCCCGGAGGTATCGATCCGCATGTGCATTTGGACATGCCGTTCATGGGCACGTTCAGCAGTGATAATTACGAGACCGGAACGCGCGCTGCCTTGCATGGCGGTACAACTACTGTGATCGATTTCATACTACAGACCCAAGGTAAAAGTTTGCGACATGCGCTGGAACAATGGCAAGGCCGCATGCAGGGCAATCTTTTCGGTGATCTCAGCTGGCACATGGCCGTTACCGATTTCAACGATGAGACGAAGAAGGAAGTGAAGGAGATGATCGAGCAGGAAGGCATCACCAGTTTCAAAACCTTCATGGCCTACAAGGGCGCGTTGATGATCGATGACCGCCAAATGGTTGGTCTGATGAACGAAGTGAAGGCGCAGGGCGGACTCGTTACGGTGCATGCGACGAACGGCGATATGATCGATTTTCTGGTTCAGAAACACCGGGCTGAAGGGAAGATGGCACCGCTGTACCACTACTTATCTCAGCCAGAGATCACCGAGGCTGAAGCGAGTGGCCGCTTTGCGGATATGGCTTGGCACACGGGTGTACCGGCGTACATCGTACACATGACCTG
The nucleotide sequence above comes from Flavobacteriales bacterium. Encoded proteins:
- the hydA gene encoding dihydropyrimidinase, which encodes MSILIKNGTVVTAADFHRADVLIEGEHVKAIGHGLAAEGAEVIDAKGMFVLPGGIDPHVHLDMPFMGTFSSDNYETGTRAALHGGTTTVIDFILQTQGKSLRHALEQWQGRMQGNLFGDLSWHMAVTDFNDETKKEVKEMIEQEGITSFKTFMAYKGALMIDDRQMVGLMNEVKAQGGLVTVHATNGDMIDFLVQKHRAEGKMAPLYHYLSQPEITEAEASGRFADMAWHTGVPAYIVHMTCEGALNHVRDATRRNQRVLAETCIQYLLLDASLYEQADGAKWVMSPPLREKKDQAALWGAIEQGSIQVVATDHCPFMMAQKAMGSADFSKIPNGHPAIEHRMELLFSEGVNKKRISLNKFVEVTATNPAKIFGMFPRKGTIGIGSDADIVILDPNEKHTLSAKTHHMNVDYSGYEGMQLTGKVKTVILRGQVAIDKGEVKIKKGYGQFIKRNKVSGML